The following proteins are co-located in the Candidatus Methylomirabilota bacterium genome:
- a CDS encoding multidrug efflux RND transporter permease subunit has protein sequence MSPELFIRRPVLTTLLMAAILLFGVMGFRLLPVSDLPNVDFPTIQVSASLPGASPETMASAVATPLEKQFTTIAGIDSMTSSSALGLTQITIQFSLERNIDAAAQDVQAMITKAAPLLPPNMPTPPFYQKVNPADQPVIYLSLSSPTLPLYTVDEYAQTSLAQRISTINGVAQVQVFGSQKYAVRVQLDPRALTTRGIGIDEVHQALASSNVNLPTGTLYGAHQMFNVQATGQLQNAAAFRPLIVAYRNGSPVRLEELGRVVDGVQTDKVASWYNDERAVILAVQRQPGTNTVEVVDAIRALLPRFRAELPASVNLNVLYDRSVAIRESVHDVEFTLMLSIALVVLVIFLFLRNLSATIIPSLAVPLSIIGTFAVMYLFGYTIDIISLMALTLCVGFVVDDAVVMLENIVRHMEEGKGRLEAALIGSKEIGFTILSMTLSLAAVFIPVLFMGGVVGRLLHEFAVVITASVLVSGFVSLTLTPMACSRFLRPPGASHGRLYAVSERFFEGMLRTYDRSLRWVLAHRRLTMAVMLLTFVLTAWLFVVIPKGFIPTEDTGQIFAFTEASQDISFDAMREKQRTAAAIVMQQPYVDQIMSSIGASAINVVPNTGRIFIRLKPRAERPPADKIIEDLRPKLGAIPGFRVYPQNLPTIRIGGSLTKALYQYTLQATDLQELYRWAPILFDKMRTLPGFTDVNTDLQIASPQITVDIDRDKASALGVTAEQIENALYDAYGSRQVSTIYTPTNQYWVILELDPRYQRDPTELSLLYVRSQSGKLVPLASVARLTPTIGPLTITHLGQLPAVTISFNLQPGVSLSEAVAEVQKVQRELRLPATIVGSFQGTAQAFQASLKGQGLLLVVTILVIYLVLGILYESFVHPLTILSGLPSAGVGALLTLMLFRLELNVYGFVGIIMLVGIVKKNAIMMIDFALEAERAGATPRDAIYKGCLLRFRPIMMTTMAALLGTLPIALGIGAGADARRALGLAVVGGLLLSQLLTLYITPVLYIYMESAQKALSALGARVRRRTPALGRAG, from the coding sequence ATGAGCCCCGAGCTCTTCATCCGGCGGCCGGTCCTCACGACGCTCCTGATGGCCGCGATCCTGCTCTTCGGCGTCATGGGCTTCCGGCTCCTGCCCGTGAGCGACCTGCCGAACGTCGACTTCCCGACGATCCAGGTCTCCGCCTCGCTCCCCGGCGCGAGCCCGGAGACGATGGCGTCGGCGGTGGCGACGCCGCTCGAGAAGCAGTTCACCACGATCGCGGGCATCGACTCGATGACGTCGTCGAGCGCGCTCGGCCTCACGCAGATCACGATCCAGTTCAGCCTCGAGCGGAACATCGACGCGGCCGCCCAGGACGTGCAGGCGATGATCACGAAGGCGGCGCCCCTGCTGCCGCCGAACATGCCGACGCCGCCCTTCTACCAGAAGGTGAACCCGGCCGATCAGCCGGTGATCTATCTCTCGCTGAGCTCGCCGACGCTGCCGCTCTACACGGTGGACGAGTACGCGCAGACGAGCCTCGCGCAGCGCATCTCCACGATCAACGGTGTCGCCCAGGTCCAGGTGTTCGGCTCGCAGAAGTACGCGGTCCGCGTCCAGCTCGATCCCCGCGCGCTCACCACGCGGGGGATCGGCATCGACGAGGTCCACCAGGCGCTCGCGAGCAGCAACGTCAACCTGCCGACGGGCACGCTCTACGGCGCCCACCAGATGTTCAACGTCCAGGCCACGGGCCAGCTCCAGAACGCCGCCGCGTTCCGCCCGCTCATCGTCGCGTACCGGAACGGCTCGCCCGTGCGGCTCGAGGAGCTCGGGCGCGTCGTCGACGGCGTCCAGACCGACAAGGTCGCGAGCTGGTACAACGACGAGCGCGCGGTGATCCTCGCCGTCCAGCGCCAGCCCGGGACGAATACCGTCGAGGTCGTGGACGCGATCCGCGCGCTCCTGCCGCGCTTCCGCGCGGAGCTGCCCGCGTCGGTGAACCTCAACGTCCTCTACGACCGCTCGGTCGCGATCCGCGAGTCCGTCCACGACGTCGAGTTCACGCTCATGCTCTCGATCGCGCTCGTCGTCCTGGTCATCTTCCTGTTCCTGCGCAACCTCTCGGCGACGATCATCCCGAGCCTCGCCGTGCCGCTGTCCATCATCGGCACCTTCGCGGTCATGTACTTGTTCGGCTACACGATCGACATCATCTCGCTGATGGCGCTGACCCTCTGCGTCGGCTTCGTCGTGGACGACGCGGTCGTGATGCTCGAGAACATCGTCCGCCACATGGAGGAGGGCAAGGGGCGCCTCGAGGCCGCGCTGATCGGGTCCAAGGAGATCGGGTTCACGATCCTCTCGATGACCCTCTCGCTGGCCGCCGTGTTCATTCCCGTGCTGTTCATGGGCGGCGTCGTCGGCCGGCTGCTCCACGAGTTCGCGGTCGTGATCACCGCCTCGGTCCTTGTGTCGGGCTTCGTCTCGCTGACCCTCACGCCCATGGCGTGCAGCCGGTTCCTCAGGCCGCCGGGCGCCTCGCACGGGCGCCTCTACGCCGTCTCCGAGCGCTTCTTCGAGGGTATGCTCCGCACGTACGACCGCTCGCTCCGGTGGGTGCTGGCCCACCGGCGCCTGACGATGGCCGTCATGCTCCTGACCTTCGTCCTGACCGCCTGGCTCTTCGTGGTCATCCCGAAGGGCTTCATCCCGACCGAGGACACCGGGCAGATCTTCGCGTTCACCGAGGCGTCGCAGGACATCTCGTTCGACGCGATGAGGGAGAAGCAGCGCACGGCGGCCGCGATCGTCATGCAGCAGCCCTACGTCGACCAGATCATGTCGTCGATCGGCGCCTCCGCGATCAACGTGGTCCCGAACACCGGGCGCATCTTCATCCGCCTGAAGCCGCGCGCGGAGCGCCCGCCGGCCGACAAGATCATCGAGGACCTCCGGCCCAAGCTCGGGGCGATCCCGGGCTTCAGGGTGTACCCGCAGAACCTCCCGACGATCAGGATCGGCGGCAGCCTCACGAAGGCGCTCTACCAGTACACGCTCCAGGCCACCGACCTGCAGGAGCTCTACCGCTGGGCGCCGATCCTCTTCGACAAGATGCGGACGCTCCCGGGCTTCACGGACGTCAACACCGACCTCCAGATCGCGAGCCCCCAGATCACCGTGGACATCGACCGCGACAAGGCCTCGGCGCTCGGCGTGACCGCCGAGCAGATCGAGAACGCGCTCTACGACGCCTACGGCTCGCGCCAGGTCTCGACGATCTATACCCCGACGAACCAGTACTGGGTCATCCTGGAGCTCGACCCTCGGTACCAGCGCGATCCGACCGAGCTCTCGCTCCTCTACGTGCGCTCGCAGTCGGGGAAGCTCGTGCCGCTCGCCTCCGTGGCGCGCCTCACGCCGACGATCGGTCCGCTCACGATCACGCACCTGGGCCAGCTCCCGGCGGTGACGATCTCGTTCAACCTCCAGCCCGGCGTCTCACTGAGCGAGGCCGTCGCGGAGGTGCAGAAGGTCCAGCGCGAGCTGCGGCTCCCGGCCACGATCGTCGGGAGCTTCCAGGGCACCGCGCAGGCGTTCCAGGCGTCGCTCAAGGGCCAGGGGCTCCTGCTGGTCGTCACAATCCTGGTGATCTACCTCGTGCTGGGCATCCTCTACGAGAGCTTCGTCCACCCGCTGACGATCCTCTCCGGGCTGCCGTCGGCGGGCGTCGGCGCGCTCCTCACGCTGATGCTCTTCCGGCTGGAGCTCAACGTCTACGGCTTCGTCGGGATCATCATGCTGGTGGGCATCGTGAAGAAGAACGCGATCATGATGATCGACTTCGCGCTCGAGGCCGAGCGCGCGGGCGCCACGCCGCGGGACGCGATCTACAAGGGGTGCCTGCTCCGGTTCCGGCCGATCATGATGACGACGATGGCCGCGCTCCTCGGCACGCTTCCGATCGCGCTCGGCATCGGGGCGGGCGCGGACGCGCGGCGCGCGCTCGGGCTCGCGGTCGTCGGCGGCCTGCTGCTCTCGCAGCTCCTCACGCTCTACATCACGCCGGTGCTCTACATCTACATGGAGTCGGCGCAGAAGGCCCTGTCGGCGCTCGGCGCGCGCGTCCGCCGGCGCACGCCGGCTCTGGGCCGCGCGGGCTGA